The Streptomyces sp. cg36 genomic interval CCGCGAGCCGGGCGAGCTCGGCCAGGTCCTCGGGGTCCGGACGGACCCAGAGCGAGTGCCCGCCCTTCTCGGCAGCGGCCTGATCGGCGATGGACACCAGGCGTTCCGGCCGCTTGAGCAGGGCCTGCGAGAGGTCGACGACACCGCTCCCGGCGAAGTCGAGCGCCGCGTCCACGCCCTCGGGCGCGAGCGCGCGCACCCGCTCCTCCAGGCCGTCCCCGTACGTCACGGGCTCGGCGCCGAGCCCGCGCAGGAACTCGTGGTTGCGCTCGCTGGCGGTGCCGATCACCCGGGCGCCGAGGGCCACCAGGATCTGCACCGCGAACGCCCCGACACCACCGGAGGCCGCGTGCACCAGCACGGTCTCGCCCGCCGTCACCCCGGCCCGCCGGATCGACTGATGGGCGGTCAGCCCGGCCAGCGGTACGCCCGCCGCCTCCTCCCAGCTCAGCGCGGCGGGCTTGCGCGCCACGCAGCGCACCGGCGCGGCCACCAGCTCGGCGTAGGTGCCGTTCTGCGCCCAGTCCTTGCGCACGTATCCGAAGACCTCGTCGCCCACCCGGTACTCCGGGACGTCCAGGCCGACCGCCTCGATCACGCCCGCGACGTCCCATCCGGAGATCAGCGGGAAGGCGACTTCCATGATCGGATCGAGATATCCGGCGGCCAGTTTCCAGTCGACCGGGTTGACCGCGGCGGCCCTCACCCGGATCAGGACCTCGCCGGGGGCCACCTTCGGTTCGGGCCGGTCCACCAGGCGCAGATCGTCGGCGGAACCGTACTTCTCCAGCACAATTGCCTTCATGACCTGCACCAACACCGGGTCGGCGGACCTCATTCCCCACGGTGTGGGATACACCCGGATGGCGGTGGCCGACCGGATCCCGGCGCGGGCCCGACGGCGCGGCGCGCGGAAATCGCGTCGACAGGGTCCCTTGGCACCCGGCAGAGTGGCCGCCCGTGACGAGCAGCGAACTGTGGACCCGTACGACCGCCGAGCGCTATGACGCCGAGGAGAGCGAGATGTCCTCGGCCGCCGTGCTCGGCCCGACGCTCGCCTTCCTCGCCGAGCTCGCCGGGGACGGCCGGGCGCTGGAGTTCGCCATCGGGACCGGGCGCGTGGGCGTCCCGCTGCGCGAGCGCGGTGTGCCGGTGTCGGGCATCGAGCTGTCCGAGCACATGGCGGCCGTGCTGCGGCGCAAGGCCGACGAGGCCGCGCTCCCGGTGGCCGTCGGGGACATGGCCACCACCGTCGTCCCGGGCAAGTTCAGCCTGGTCTACCTCGTCTACAACACCATCACGAACCTCCTCACGCAGGACGAGCAGGTCGCGTGCTTCCGCAACGCGGCACGCCATCTGGCACCCGGCGGCCGGTTCGTCATCGAGCTGGGTGTGCCTCCGCTGCGCTTCCTGCCGCCCGGACAGGTCGCCGTGCCGTTCGACGTCTCGGAGCGGCACCTCGGCTTCGACACCTTCGACCTGGCCGAACAGATCCTCGTCTCGCACCACTTCACCCGGGACGACGACGGCCGCTACCGCCGGGGTCACTCCCGGCACCGGTACGCCTGGCCCGCCGAGCTCGACCTGATGGCACGGATCGCCGGACTGGAACTGGAGCGCCGGATCGCGGACTGGGACGGAACACCCTTCACACAGGACTCCCCGAAGCACGTCTCCGTCTGGCGCAAGCCGGTCTGACGGGTGACACCCACCCGAGGGGGTCGTGGGACCGCGGCTAGGATGCGCGGGATTTCTTGATCTCACAGGGGAGGGACATGAAGCCCATCGGTATGTCCGGCCGACTGCGCACCGCCCTCGGGGCGTTCGCCGTGGCCACGGGGGTGCTCACCGGGATGCTCGTGGGGCCGGTGGACAGCGCGGGCGCCGCCGCCGTCACCACCGGACCGGTCTTCAACGATCCGACCGGCGACGGCACGGCGCAGCAGGCCATCCGCAGCCAGGTGCGGTCCGTCGTGGCCAACGCCGACAGCGGCACCTCGCTGCGCCTGGCCATGTACCACCTGTGGGACGAGACCGTCGCCGACGAGCTGGCCGCCGCGAAGACCCAGCGCGGCATCGGCGTCAAGGTGGTCCTGGACGCGAGCACCCGCGACTTCCCCGCCGCGTACGACATCCTGCGGAGCGCACTTGGCACGGACACCACGAAGAGCTCGTACGTGAAGCTCTGCGCCACCGGCAGCTCCTGTCTGGGACCGGCGGGCACCGGCATCAACCACAACAAGTTCCTGCTGGCGGGCAGCGTCGGCGGCGGGACCCAGAAGAACGTCGTGGTGCAGCTGACCTCGAACCTCACGCCGTCCAACTACGCGCGCTACTGGAACAGTTCGATCACCGTCGCGGGCAACGCCGAGCTGTACGCCGGCTACCTCGCCTACTTCGACAAGCTGCCCGCGCAGAACCGCGGCGCCTGGTCGTACACCTACGGCAACGCCGGTGACTACAAGTACTACTTCTTCCCGCGCGCGGGCACCGACGCGACCACGGACACCGTGGTGAACGCGCTCGACAACATCACCTGCCGCTGGACCGACGCCGCCGGCGCACACCGTACGAGCGTGCACGCGGCCATGTTGAAGATCAGCCGTCAGGCGGTGGCCGACAAGCTGCGCGCGCTGGCCGGGGCGGGGTGCCTGGTGGACCTCGTCTACAGCGAGACGGACACGGGCACGTGGAACGCCCTGCACGGTGTCTCGGGCATCACCAACCGCTGCTACCAGCACGACGACGACGCCGACAGCGGCACCCCGAACCGGATCGTGCACTCCAAGAACGTGATGGTGGACGGCATGTACGCGGACACCGTCCAGAAGGTGATGTGGACCGGCAGCCACAACTGGAGCGGTCCGGCGCTGCGTGACAACGACGAGGCGATGCTGCGGATCACCACACCCTCGGTCTACAGCGCGTTCGAGGCCAACTTCCAGGCGGCCCGGGCCGCGGCCGTCCCCGGCACCAGCGACAACGTCGCCGCCTGCAAGAGCGAGTAGGCGCCGCCGCCCGCCCCGGTAAATCAGTACGGGTCCGGGCGGGCGGGTCGCTACGGTGACCGCATGACCAGCGACGCGTTCTCCTCCGGCGATATCGCCGCGCTGCCCCGGGCCGAGTTCGCCTTCCCGGGGCCGCTGCGGGACCAGCTCGTGGCCGCCGTCCTCGACGGCGCCAAGACCTCCACGACCGGGCTCGTGGCCGACTACGAGCACGAGAACGAGCCGCTGCCGTCCGTGGGGAGCCGTTCGGCGGTCGTCGACTCGGACGACCGCCGGGTCGCGGTCATCGAGGTCACCGAGGTGCGTGTCGTGCCGCTCGCCCAGGTGGACTTCGCCCATGTGGTGGACGAGGGCGAAGGCGACACCAGCATCGCCGGGTGGCGGGCCAACCACGAGGGTTTCTGGCACGGCGAGGAGATGCGCGCGGCCCTGGGCGACCCGGAGTTCACCGTGGACGACGAGACCCTGGTGGTGCTGGAGCGCTTCCGCCTGGTCGCCCGGCTGGACCCGGCCGGCTGACGGCCCGCCCGCCGCTCAGGCGGCGACCGTGTCCCACGCCGCCTTCGCGGACGGGCGGTGCGGGTGCTGCGGGGCCCGCTCGGCCAGCGTGGTCATCCAGGCGCCGATGTCCCGCAGCTCGCCGCGGCCGACGGCGGCCCGGACGCGCGGGAACCACCGGTCCTCCTGCGCGTCCATGTGGCGCTCGACGATGTCCATGAGCAGCCGCGTCTTGGCGTCGAAGGCGATCTCGCCGGGGCGCATGTCGTACAGCTCGGCGGCCAGTACGTCGGCGATGTGGTGTTCCTCGATGAAGCCCAGGACGTCCGGCTCCGTCTCCGGGAGCAGGACGCAGACGCGCGGGTACATGCCCTCCCGCTCGATGTACGTGTATACGGTCAGGGCGCGCAGCAGGGGCTCCACCGCCTCGGTCTTCCCCTCGACCCGGTAGGAGCGGATCAGCCGCCTGATCTCCTTGTGGCCTTCCCGCAGCATCACGATCGCGTCGGTCGACATGGGCAGCTCCCTGGAGGCACGGGACTCACTTCCGTTCCGCCCCATACCCGGCAAACCGGATGATCATGCACCGGGTCCTGGGGGTATGCGGAGCCCCGTATACGCGTGAAGGCCCGACCGGCGGTGCCGGTCGGGCCTTCACGTGCGTCTGGTGCCGGTGACGGCTTAGTACCAGTGGTGGGCCTGCCAGAAGTTCCAGGCGCCGACGGGGCTGCCGTAGCGGGAGTTCATGTAGTCCAGGCCCCACTTGATCTGGGTGGCCGGGTTGGTCTTCCAGTCGGAGCCGGCCGAGGCCATCTTCGAGGCCGGGAGGGCCTGGACCAGGCCGTAGGCGCCCGAGGAGGCGTTCGTGGCGGTGTGGTCCCAGCCGCTCTCGCGGGAAACGATGTTGTTGAAGGCCGCGAACTGCGCCGGGTCCTTGATCATCTGCTGGGCGATCGCCTTGGCGCTCGTGGGGGCCGCGGCCTGGGCGGGCACCGTGGCGAGCAGGGAACCGGCGGCACCGAGGGCGACGACGGCACCCGCGAGGGTCTTCTTCGAAGCGGCGATGCGGCGGACGACGGACTTGGACACAGATGAACCTTCCGAAGGGGACTGGGACGGTCGCGGCACGCCGGAGACGTGCGTGAGCCACTCACGCGAGGGAGAGGGGTTCGTCTGCGGCGGGGAGGAACACCCGGCCGCTGCGACTCATCCAGTTCTACCGGCGTCCCGACGGCCTGGCAACGACCCCTCCTACTAGGGAGCCTCGCAGTCGGGGACCCGCGCCCCGGGCCGCCCGGGAGGCGGATTCGCGCAGGCGGGAGCCCGGATCGCAGGGGTGGCGGGGCGGCCCGGGGAGCTACGACCCCCGGTCGTAAGTGACGTACGTCCTATGGGGCGGCTCACCTTCGAGGGGCCTGAATGTCACCAAAAGTGACCGTACATACCTTTTGCGGGTGCAGAAGAAGACGTCGATCGCCTCGCAATCAGAGGCGATCGGCTCCCTCGGCCGGGCGCTTCACAGGTGCGTCCGCGGCCCGGCGAAGGCGTGGAGCAGCTTCAGGACGGAGTCGCGCAGCTGCTCGGGGGTGAGCCGGTGCGGGTCCGGCGCGGTCAGCTGGTTGAAGAGCAGACCGTCCAGCACGGCCACGAAGGCGTGGGCGTCCGCCGCGGCGTCGGGGGCGCCCGCGGCGGTGAGCAGGTGCGCGGCGACGGCGCGGTGGCGGCTGCCCGCCGCGCGCAGGGCGGCTTGCAGCTCGGGGCGGCGCGGCGCTTCCAGCGAGAGCTCGTAGCGGGCGAGCATGCGCTCGCGCCCGTCGGCGCTCCACAGCTCGATGAGACCGGCGAGCGCCTCGGCGATCCGGTCGGCGCTCGCGGCGCCGGTGAGGGCGGGGCGCCCGTCGATCTCGGCGATGTCCAGTTCGGCCAGCCGCTCGACGGCGGCCCGCAGCAGCTCCTGGCGCGTACGGAAGTAGTACGAGCAGGAGCCCGCCGGGACCCCGGCCGCCTGGTCGACGGCGCGGTGGGTGAGTCCGCGCATCCCCGATCGGGCCAGGGTGCGGATCGCCGCGTCGGCC includes:
- a CDS encoding TetR/AcrR family transcriptional regulator encodes the protein MTQTTLRRQELADAAIRTLARSGMRGLTHRAVDQAAGVPAGSCSYYFRTRQELLRAAVERLAELDIAEIDGRPALTGAASADRIAEALAGLIELWSADGRERMLARYELSLEAPRRPELQAALRAAGSRHRAVAAHLLTAAGAPDAAADAHAFVAVLDGLLFNQLTAPDPHRLTPEQLRDSVLKLLHAFAGPRTHL
- a CDS encoding ASCH domain-containing protein, with product MTSDAFSSGDIAALPRAEFAFPGPLRDQLVAAVLDGAKTSTTGLVADYEHENEPLPSVGSRSAVVDSDDRRVAVIEVTEVRVVPLAQVDFAHVVDEGEGDTSIAGWRANHEGFWHGEEMRAALGDPEFTVDDETLVVLERFRLVARLDPAG
- a CDS encoding phospholipase D-like domain-containing protein, which gives rise to MKPIGMSGRLRTALGAFAVATGVLTGMLVGPVDSAGAAAVTTGPVFNDPTGDGTAQQAIRSQVRSVVANADSGTSLRLAMYHLWDETVADELAAAKTQRGIGVKVVLDASTRDFPAAYDILRSALGTDTTKSSYVKLCATGSSCLGPAGTGINHNKFLLAGSVGGGTQKNVVVQLTSNLTPSNYARYWNSSITVAGNAELYAGYLAYFDKLPAQNRGAWSYTYGNAGDYKYYFFPRAGTDATTDTVVNALDNITCRWTDAAGAHRTSVHAAMLKISRQAVADKLRALAGAGCLVDLVYSETDTGTWNALHGVSGITNRCYQHDDDADSGTPNRIVHSKNVMVDGMYADTVQKVMWTGSHNWSGPALRDNDEAMLRITTPSVYSAFEANFQAARAAAVPGTSDNVAACKSE
- a CDS encoding NADP-dependent oxidoreductase, coding for MKAIVLEKYGSADDLRLVDRPEPKVAPGEVLIRVRAAAVNPVDWKLAAGYLDPIMEVAFPLISGWDVAGVIEAVGLDVPEYRVGDEVFGYVRKDWAQNGTYAELVAAPVRCVARKPAALSWEEAAGVPLAGLTAHQSIRRAGVTAGETVLVHAASGGVGAFAVQILVALGARVIGTASERNHEFLRGLGAEPVTYGDGLEERVRALAPEGVDAALDFAGSGVVDLSQALLKRPERLVSIADQAAAEKGGHSLWVRPDPEDLAELARLADDGKLTVHVDRAFPLAEAADAWRLSQEGRTRGKIVLTV
- a CDS encoding hemerythrin domain-containing protein — protein: MSTDAIVMLREGHKEIRRLIRSYRVEGKTEAVEPLLRALTVYTYIEREGMYPRVCVLLPETEPDVLGFIEEHHIADVLAAELYDMRPGEIAFDAKTRLLMDIVERHMDAQEDRWFPRVRAAVGRGELRDIGAWMTTLAERAPQHPHRPSAKAAWDTVAA
- a CDS encoding class I SAM-dependent methyltransferase; the encoded protein is MTSSELWTRTTAERYDAEESEMSSAAVLGPTLAFLAELAGDGRALEFAIGTGRVGVPLRERGVPVSGIELSEHMAAVLRRKADEAALPVAVGDMATTVVPGKFSLVYLVYNTITNLLTQDEQVACFRNAARHLAPGGRFVIELGVPPLRFLPPGQVAVPFDVSERHLGFDTFDLAEQILVSHHFTRDDDGRYRRGHSRHRYAWPAELDLMARIAGLELERRIADWDGTPFTQDSPKHVSVWRKPV
- a CDS encoding transglycosylase SLT domain-containing protein, producing the protein MSKSVVRRIAASKKTLAGAVVALGAAGSLLATVPAQAAAPTSAKAIAQQMIKDPAQFAAFNNIVSRESGWDHTATNASSGAYGLVQALPASKMASAGSDWKTNPATQIKWGLDYMNSRYGSPVGAWNFWQAHHWY